Genomic DNA from Theropithecus gelada isolate Dixy chromosome 1, Tgel_1.0, whole genome shotgun sequence:
NNNNNNNNNNNNNNNNNNNNNNNNNNNNNNNNNNNNNNNNNNNNNNNNNNNNNNNNNNNNNNCCCCGGGAACCGCCTCCCCCCCAACCCCGGGAACCGCCTCCCCCCCGCCAGTCCCGGGAACCGCCTCTCCCACCCCAATCCCGGGAACTGCCTGCCCCGCACACGCCCGCCCTGGGAACCGCCTGTGCCAGACACATCCACCCTGGGACATGTCTGTCGTAAGAGACATTTGTCCTGGACACGTCTTCCCGGGAACTGCCTGCCCCGGGGGCCACGTGCCCCGGAAACCGCCTGCCCTGGACGTGTCTGTCGGAGTCACATCTGCCCCGTGCTTCCTCTGCCTGAGACTTGGGTGACCTGGTTGAGTTGGGCCAGTTTGGGGGGACTGCCTGTGGAGCCCCCGTTTTCTGGTCTGTGAAGCATCTCCCAGAGGAGATGAGTGTGAGATGTCGCCTCGCAGATGCCTGACCCTGAAGGCAGCGAGGCCGGGGCGGGAACcctgccagaggctgggggagggacgcTGTCGTCCCGTGGGCCCGAACACAGGGCAATGGCCAGTGCAGAGCCAGCCCCCTGAACAACCCGGGCGCCTGGCCTGGGCCGCCCCGTCTGGACTGTGTCCTGGGGTGACTGGGGGCTGGCCCCCAGGCTCCCCTGCCAGGAGATGACCTgagccctgcctgcccctccccagtGGCCCCCTCCCTGGCCAAGCTCCCTGGACAGTGTTTGCCTGGGACCTGGACGGGGATCCGAGAACACGTACCTGCCCGCCTAAGAGCCAGGTGGAGCCGCTCTACTGTGGCTGGCTTGAGGGGGGTCCCCGGCCCCGCGCCCTGGAAGGCCGATCTGGGAGGCTCCGGGGCCTGCAGCTGGGGCGGGACAGCCGGCCCTAGCACGCCCTCAAGCCTGTCGTCCCCGAAGAAGTGTTCATAGACCTCAGGGATGGAGATGGGCACAGGGTCTCCAGGTACGGGGGCCGGTATAGGATCAGCTCTTGGGAGTGGCGCCGGGGACCCCCGCTGCCTCGGCCTCTGGGCTCCAGTGTCTTGGAAGAAGAATTCGCACATGTCCGGCCACTGGATGCCTGCCGGATCCTGACCGGCTGCTGCCGCCTCAGCATCCTCGTCCTCCTGGATGGTGTCACAGAAGAAGAACTCGTAGGCCTCCGGGAGGGTCACGGCAAAGCTGCGCCCGGGCCGGGCCCTCATCACGGCAGAGGGAGGGGGGCGAGGCAGGTGCTTGAGGATCCGAGGCTGGTGGGGCCGGGGACCGACGGCCACAGCATCCCAGGCTCCGGGCCCCCCGTGGCCCCCAGTTGCTGTCCGGGGGGCTGAGGGCCTGGCTGTGGCCGATGGGGCTAGGCCTGAGGCCTCTCCTGGGCCTGGCTTGTTGGGGCCGGGCCCAGCCACGGAGAAGCGCACTTTCTTCTTCTTGGGgacttgggtgagacccagtgcggGCTCCCCAGAGCGGTATCCAGGGGCCCCTGCTGAGGGCACAGACACAACCACCTCTGTCTCCACATCAGGCCCAGCTCTGCGGGTGGGAGACCAGGCGGGGCCAGCGGCATCAGCTGTGGGAACAGGGGTAGACACAAGCCTGCTGGACTCGGTCACCCTCGGCACAGCCTCTGAGACAGGTGGAGATGAAGCCACCTCTAGCTTAGCCACTAGGCCTGCTGTCGGCAAGGCCATGTCCAGGCCATGCTCGGAGGCAGGTGTGGACACAGCCGTGTCCATGTCAGGTTGCAGCGTGGAGACGGGTGTAGACAGGGCCACACTGGACTGAGGCTCAGAAGTCAGTGTGGACACAGCCGTGTCAGGTTGTGGCTCAGAGGCAGGTGTGGACACAGCCAGGTCTGACTTAGCCCATGAGACATCTGGGTGGGCTTCCTGGGCAGGTGTGGACCCCGTGTGCAGCTCAGCTCGGGGAGGGGTTCTGATCTGGTCTGTGCCTTGCTCAGTCACAGGGACGGGTGTAGATAGGCCCAAATCTGGCCCTGGCTCAGGAGCTCCTGTAGGGCCtggccccagctcctcctgcctggctTTGGCCGTCAGCTTTGCCGTCTCAGGACTGGCCGCGGGGAGCAGCGGGGAGCCCGTCCGGGCAGAGGTAGAGGCCCCTGCGTGCCCACCCCCCTTGGCACCCACAGCTCGCCTCTTCTTCCGGCTGGGGCTCCGTGGTGGGCCTCCAGGGCTATCGAGGGGCCTCTGGGAGCCAGTGCTGTGGCCAGGGGACTCGGGACTCCGAGGGGGCTCACCAGGGGGCCGTGGGGCAGGGCCCTGCAGAAGCCTCTGCATCTGGTCTCCAGAAGACGCCGGACCAGGGCAGGATGAGCACTGGCCGGGAGGGCTGGCGCCGGGGCCGAGGGACGGTGGAGCCTCTGCCCGTGTGGACGTGCTGGGTGTCTGCTGACCGGTCCCCAGGGCCAAGACAGGCTCACACAGAGACCTGCTGACCAGCTGCTGTGTGGCCACGTCCTCCCCCTCGCAGCCCCGCCAGCTCCGCCCTCCTGCAGCTGTCTGCCCAGTTGGGAGAGGCGGGGGCCTGGGGGGACTGCTGCCACTGCTGTCCCCTTGGTCAATGTCACTGGACAAGGGCTCGTCCCCAGAGGCCAGGCCAGCCTGCAGGAGGCCACACTCATCGGCGGTGGCTGAGAACTCGGCCCAGTCCTGGTCACTCAGCTGGACGCTGTACTGGAAATTTTCCATGTGGGGTCAGCAGAGGCACTGGAGGGTAGCAGAATGGGTCCAGTGGGGTCTTCGTGCGTTCAGGCCCCAGGCACTACACTGCACATGCGGCTCCTGCCGCACGAGACCCGGGGGTTCCACCGCCTCGGGGCTCCATCTGGGCCCTGAAAGGAAGAGAACATCTCGAGGGGAGGGTCGCGCTTCCCTCAAACGTAGTGGTGACGATTTCCAAGTTAGAAGATCCCCAGCTCCCATGACCCTAATTCCCAACGCACCCCAAATGATAGCTGTGTGATGATTACATCACATAGTGTGTTACGTTTCTAGAATCTAGGATGATTTTCTACCAGTGAAGTTATAAAACCAGCCGCCCTCAGGGTCGAACGCTCAGTTTCCCATCACACCTTAGCTGGGGCGGCCTCACTTCCTCCACCTTCTGCCAGAGCTGACTTTACACGGCAAAGCACCTTTCAGGGTCCACCCAATGGGACCAGTGCGCTCGGGAGGCGGGCGGCCCTGGGCCATCCTAGGGCGCCCCAGCTGGCAGCTGGCCACAGGAGAGGTTTGCAGGGCCCAGCAGGTACCCAGCCCTCGGTGATGACCTTCCGATCGCATTGGCTGGGCCAGGCTATTCTCTGAGCTCCAGGTGGTGCTCACCAGAGCTGGCCCCGGTCAGCAGGGAGAGCCTGGGCAGGAGGTGCAGGGTGCAATGGGTCTCTTGACCCAGCAACCACCTCGGGCCGTCCTCGAGGTCTGCAGCACAACCCAGGCCTGCCTGGCTGCTCAGGGTGCCTTCCTTTGCCCCATCTCAGAGAAGCAAGGAGAGCCTAGCCAGCTGTCGGGTCTATCCCTACTGACCTCGGCCTCAGGTCAGCCCCTCTGGACCCAGGGGGTAGGAAGTCCCTTTGGCAGGGACAGAGTCCTGAGAcggaggccagggatggtggcttcCCGCCCACTGACCTTCGCCCTCCTCTCTGGTCTCTGGAGAAACCTCTGTGGTGGTTGTTGCCATTGGGACCCCTTGGGTCAGGAGCAAGCAGCTGACCTTGTCCTACCTGGGTCCCGGCGGCCAAGCTGGGGGTCTGAGCTGCCCATCCCAGGGCGGCATGGTGCTAGGCTGGCTGGACAGGCTCCACCCCCGTGCCAAAAATACCACGTCCCTGTGGTCACACGTGACTTGTGCCAGCCATCAGGGTCCAGGCCACAAATAGATGGCATTTGAGGGCCCTCCAGCTACAGTACGTGAGAACGACTTCCTGGCACGGAGCCGGGCCGAGGTGAGGTCAGACACAGGCCGGACGACGCTGACCCGCAGGCAGCACCGCTCAGTTCCCGTGCTTCCGCCACCCACAGTGAAACCTCAGACCTGCCCTCCCTGCCACCCCTGGAATGTTCCTGGCCTGCTTTTGAGATGGCCTCTGTGTCCTAGCCAGGGCTTGTGCCTCCCTGTCCTGACCTCCGGGGCTCATGTGAAGGTGAGTGGCCTGTGTAGCCACACAGCCAGGGAGCGTCAGGGTCAGGTGTCCCCATGCCCAGCTCTGCTCAGCTGCACCCTCCAGGCTGTCCTGACCTTGGGGTTCACGGTGCCCATTCCCAGGCCGGTTCCGAGCCAGGGGACAAGAAGACAGGGCAAGAGATCCGACAATAAACATCCAATCTAACAGGCAGATGAGCTCAGCTCCGACGGCAGCTCTCCCGAGAAGGAAGTAGGGAGAGGGGTGGCTGGGGGGGCCAGGGATCTCTCTAAGGAGGGGTTTGGACCTGGAAGTTCTTGGGAGTCCAGGGCACAGGACTAGGAGACTGGGGCCTGCACTGTGAGGGGTGGCAGCGAGAGCCGGGCGTGCGGAAAGTGCCGCCTGGTGCCACACGATGCTTTTCCAGACAGTAGCTACCACAAGGCCGCAGGACACGGCGTCCCGCCACCCAGGGCCAGCCTGGCCTGAGCTTTCACAAGTGGAATCGCACCCTGCATCCCTTTCTGCGTCTGCGTCCTCGGGTCCACGCTGCGCTCGGGAGACAGCTGCCGTGCGGACGAGGCCGTCCTGCGTGAATGCCGCACGCGGCTGTGCCATTTCCCGTGGGTGGTGATGTGGGTAATTTCCAGTTTGCAGCTACCACACGCGGTGTGGCCGTGAATGTCTGGAAATGCTCCTTTCGGCAAACCTCTCGCATTTCCAGGACGCGTGGGGTCAGCGTCAGAAGGCGCCGCCCCGTTGGCCAGGCGAGGCTGGAGTTGTGCAGGAGCTGCACGTCTGCTTCTGGGCGGCGCCTCTCGGCTCTGGCCGCCTCCCTGTGCCTCCTCCTCTGGACGAGCTCTTCACTGAACTCTTGTACTGGGGAatcttctccctctctgcctccactTTCCACCCTCTTAACGGTacctttgtttgcttgtttgtttgagacggagtttcactcttgttgcccaggctgatgtgaaatggcaaaatctcagctcactgcaacctccgcctcccaggttgaagagattctcctgcctcagcctcctgagtagctgggattacagacaggcgccaccacacccggctaattttgtgtttctagtagagacggggtttctccatgtttcccaggctgctctcaaactcctgacctcaggtgatccgcccacctcggcctcccaaagtgctgggattacaggtgtgggccaccacgtctggcctattccctcttttttttttttttttgttgacacagagtctcactctgtcgcccaggctggagtacagtggtgcgatctcagctcactgcaacctccgcctcccaggttcacgccattcttctgtctcagcctccagagtagctgggactataggcgcccgccaccatgcctggctaattttttttgtatttttagtagagacagggttcactgtgttagccaggctggtctcaatctcctgacctcgtgatccacccgtctccgcctcccacagtgctgggattacaggcatgaaccaccacacctggtctattccttcatttaaaaaaaaaacttcattgtGTTGCCTTTCACGCTCGGCTCTGCCACACACCTGGCGTTGACTTTTGTGGAcggtgggaggtggggggcacGGGGCTCCTCTCTGTCTTCACGTGCACGCCCAGCTGATCCAGCACCACATCCTGGGTGGGCATCCAGGCCCACGTGGACCATCACGAGATGAGAAGGCTTTGGCGCTTGGGACAGGAAAGGTAGGGAGGCCCATGGCAAGGCAGGGAGCTGTGGGAGAAGGTCTAGGGCTGCGGAGGGAAGGGCCCTACCCTGAGGCCTTTTCACACCAGCTATCAGTGGAGCTGGCCTGAGGCTTCAGCGGGAAGCCCTTCTCTGCGCTCCAGCCCAGTATGAACCTTCCTGGTGGGAGCGGCAGGGGGATGGCAGCTGTAGGATGAGGAATAGCCAGGGCCCCCCTCCACTTCAGGCAGCAGCACCCTTCAGGCCGGGGAGGAAGAAGAACCCAGGTCTATGGTGGAGGCAGAGAGGAGCCCCGGGGCCTGCCCGGCCGAGTCCCCTGGGAGGACGGGGCATGCTGTGCCCCCAGCGGCCACCAGAGGGCACCAGGCCCCCACTGCGCAGCGACGGGGTTGGCTCTGCGGCTCCTGCCCTGGTCAGGGGGTCCCGGGCCCTGCCCCTCGTCTGGGCGGGCAGGGGGTGAGAAGGGCGCCTCTTGGGGGATTACTAGGCTCCCCTTCCTGAAGCCACGTAGCCCTGGTGGAAGCCCTGGACCCTGCGGCAGTCAGGGAgcgagaccgggtttcactgtgtcgcccaggctggagtgcagcggcgccatcccagctccctgcagcctcgacctcccaggctccagtgatcctcccgcctcagccttccgagtagctgggaccacaggccccaTCGCCAAGCCCGGcctccttttcagtttttatagctttattgaagtataattaacACGTAATACActccaagtatttatttatttac
This window encodes:
- the PERM1 gene encoding PGC-1 and ERR-induced regulator in muscle protein 1; translated protein: MPPWDGQLRPPAWPPGPRAQMEPRGGGTPGPPGQCSSCPGPASSGDQMQRLLQGPAPRPPGEPPRSPESPGHSTGSQRPLDSPGGPPRSPSRKKRRAVGAKGGGHAGASTSARTGSPLLPAASPETAKLTAKARQEELGPGPTGAPEPGPDLGLSTPVPVTEQGTDQIRTPPRAELHTGSTPAQEAHPDVSWAKSDLAVSTPASEPQPDTAVSTLTSEPQSSVALSTPVSTLQPDMDTAVSTPASEHGLDMALPTAGLVAKLEVASSPPVSEAVPRVTESSRLVSTPVPTADAAGPAWSPTRRAGPDVETEVVVSVPSAGAPGYRSGEPALGLTQVPKKKKVRFSVAGPGPNKPGPGEASGLAPSATARPSAPRTATGGHGGPGAWDAVAVGPRPHQPRILKHLPRPPPSAVMRARPGRSFAVTLPEAYEFFFCDTIQEDEDAEAAAAGQDPAGIQWPDMCEFFFQDTGAQRPRQRGSPAPLPRADPIPAPVPGDPVPISIPEVYEHFFGDDRLEGVLGPAVPPQLQAPEPPRSAFQGAGPGTPLKPATVERLHLALRRAAELRGPVPSFAFSQNDMCLVFVALATWAVRTSDLHTPDAWKTVLLANIGTISAIRYFRRQVGQERHSPSS